TTCATCTTCATCTCCGATGGAATGGCAAAGAGCTCGGCTAAAACACCGGACTTATCATTGCAGACAATCTCCAGCTGGACAGAGTATCCTTTATCCAATCCTATATCCCAGCTTACCTCGATCACTCGTGATAAATCCATATCAGCAATGAGGTTCGGACAATCGGCGCGATGCACAGAAACGCCGCGCCCTCTCGTGATATAGCCGGTGATCATATCGCCCGGAATCGGGTTGCAGCAACGCGCCAGACGGACCATGAGTCCGTCTTCTCCCTCGACGAGAATTCCATGACTGGACTTAGAGTGGCGCTTTTTGACAGGTTTTTTGAGCTCTGCGAGCAGCTTTGAAATATCCGGCGGAGTTGTCTTCTTTTGCTCTTCTTTGTAGAGTTCAATGAGTTTGGAGATAATTCCGTTATGCGTCATTCCGCCGTAACCAATAGAAGCAAGGATATCCTCACCCTGCCGCAGCTTTAACTTCTCCGCAATGACTGCAAGACGTACATCCGTAAGCAGCTCCCGGGGTTCATAACCGAGATGCTTGATTTCTTTCTCCAGAATCTCTCTGCCGCGCGCGACGTTTTCCTCTCGACTTTGCTTCTTGAACCACGATCGTATCTTAACACGAGTATCATTGAGACCGACAATATTAAGCCAGTCTCGACTGGGACCGTTATTTGCCTTATTGGTAATGATGGAGACTATATCTCCGTTGTGCAGTTTATACTCAAGCGGAACAAGTTTACCGTTGACTTTTGCGCCGACGCAGTGATTACCGACCTCTGTATGGATACGATAAGCAAAATCAATTGTGATCGATCCTTTCGGAAGGTCAATAACATCACCTTTCGGTGTAAAAACAAAGACTTCATCTGAAAAGACATCCACCTTCAACGCCTCAAAATACTCACGAGGATCGTCAAGCTCATTTTGCAGACTGACCATCTGCCTAAGCCATGACATCTTCTGATCGTATTCTTTCGTCGCTACAACGCTTTTCCCTGATTCTTTGTATTTCCAATGTGCTGCAACACCGTACTCAGACACCTCATGCATGGAAAAGGTTCGAATTTGAATCTCCAAAGGAAGCCCTCTGCAGATAACTGTCGTATGCAGGGATTGATAGCCGTTGGACTTGGGCATCGCAACATAGTCTTTAAACCGTCCCGGCAGAGGCTTCCACATTGCATGAATAATACCCAGCACAGCATAGCAATCTCGAACGGACTCAACAAGAATACGCAGCGCAGATAGGTCATAGATTTCACTGATGTCCTTTTTTTCACGCTTCATCTTGCGATATATGCTGTAGAAATGCTTTGCCCGACCTTGTATCTCAAAACGAATATTGGCTGCCGAGACTTTTTCTTCAATCTGTTCCTTTGCCGCATTTATGAAAGCTTGTCGCTCATCACGCTTTTGCTTGACGTTTTCCACCAGATGGTAGTATGCTTCCGGGTCAAGATAGCGCAGACATAGATCCTCTAATTCCCACTTGATATTAAATATACCGAGTCGGTTGGCCAGAGGCGCATAGATTTCCAGTGTCTCCTGTGCAATGCGCCGCTGCTTGTCTTCTCGCATATATTTGAGTGTGCGCATATTGTGCAGCCGATCCGCCAGCTTAATCATGATGACGCGGATATCCTTTGCCATGGCAAGGAACATTTTTCGGTAGCTTTCAAGCTGCTGCTCTTCTTTAGACTTATATTGGATACGTCCAAGTTTTGTGACTCCGTCAATGAGCATGGCAACCTCGGAGCCAAATTGCTTGCCCATCTCTTCAAGCGTATATGTCGTATCTTCGACAACATCATGCAGAATTGCGGCACTGATGGTAACATCATCAATTTTTAACAACGTCAATATACGAGCAACTGAAAGAGGATGGATGATGTACGCCTCTCCCGAAATGCGAGTCTGGCCTTCATGTGCACTTTTTGCAAGCTCATATGCTCTTTGAATTAACTCTAAATCGGCATCGTTTTGATAGGAGTTCACTTCATCTATAATCATTTTAATTGTAACTGTCGGTACAGCATCCTTCACTTACCATCCCTCCCTTCATTTTATTCTTTGTGTATTTTTGATACGTATCTGAGGCAATCAACCCGCTTTGTGGTGCAGGTTTTACAAGCCTATATGTATCTTGTGATGTTCGCTGTATATATCCTGCTTCCTCAAAAATCTGCAATCCTATCTCTAAAACAAGGAGACGCGCAGCTGCATATGCTTTCGTATATGCATTATATAAATCGGTCGTATTCGTTGTAAATTCTCCATTTTCACCGGCTAGGTGCAGCAATACCCGATACACATCACGAAGCTCTTGATCTCCTGTAAACTGAAAAGTCTCTAGATCAACAGGTATAATCGAACCAACTTCTAAATTTATATCTTGTCTTCCTTGCCATTCATTCCATTTGGGAAAATATGTAAAGTCCATCACTTCTCGGTTGATAAATGGAACATATTGTGCCTGATTCCATGCCAGTACGGTTATATCCCCTTTCTTACCTTTTACGTTAAATTTTAAATGTCGAGCATCTTGTCCGATCGCTTTTGCAAAAGCACCGCGAATATGCTTTGCACCAAAAATCGGTTTTGGATTTCCGATTCCATACGGCTCTAAAAGACGGATTTCATTTAAAAGCGAATCAGTAACCTCATCCGGCTGCAAAAGCAGGTCTATTCTTTCTTTAGGGATATAATCATCTTCATGCAGACAGCTTGCGGTATAGGCATTGAATGCATTTCGAAACGCAGAGATCTTTAATCCATCAATTTTTATTCCCGCCGCCTGCGCATGACCGCCAAATTCCAAAAGATGCTCTTGGCAGGCAGTCAGTGCTTCATAAATGTGAAAACCGGGTATACTTCGGCAAGATCCTTTACCAATACCATCCTCTTGCTCACTGATGATAATCGTCGGTCGATGATAAAATTCTACAATGCGCGATGCGACAATCCCTATAACACCAGGATGCCAACCTTTTCCTGAAAGCACTAATGCAGATGTCTGACATGATGAGAAGCTCTCCGCCTGCGTTTTTGCTTCAACTAAAATTTCCCGCTCTACCGACTGGCGATTTACATTCTCCTGTTGCAAGGCAGCAGCTATATTTTCCGCTTCTTCCGGCTCCGTTGTCAACAGAAGCTTCACACCCAGTTCCGCCGTTGCCATACGACCGGCGGCATTAAGACGCGGTGCCAACAGAAAACCGACTTGTCCGGATGTAATATCTTTTCCTTCCAGCCCGGACACGCGTAAAAGCGCGGCAAGTCCGATATTTTTCGTTTTCCTCATTACAGAGAGACCGGCTTTGACAATCTTACGATTCTCACCGACAAGCGGCACCATATCCGCAATTGTTCCCAAAGCGACAATCTCTATATCGTCCGTAATATATGATTTCCCACGCATCTTCCATAGAGCCTGGGACAACTTGAAGGCAACTCCCACGCCGGCAAGGTTTTTCTCCGGATAGATACAATCCGTACGATGTGGATTGATAACAGCAACTGCGTCCGGAATTTCCTCTCCCGGGAGATGGTGATCTGTAATAATGATATCTACTTTCCCTTTGATGTTAGCAACTTCGTGAACTGCGGTAATTCCACAATCGACCGTTACAATTAAAGATGCTCCGTCCGTGATGATTTGATCCAGTGTATCATCGTGCAGACCGTATCCATCTTTTTGACGATCCGGCAAGAAGCAACATACCTTTGCTCCGAGTCGCTGTAAACTTCGATATAATAGAGAGGATGCCGTAATACCGTCCACATCGTAATCTCCATACACGACGATATTTTCCTGATTATCCACTGCAGCCAATATACGATCCACAGCGGACTGCATGTCCTTCATTAAAAAAGGATCATGATACGGCGTATTTTCCGGATGCAAAAAATCTTTTACCGCCTGCGGTGTATTGATATCTCGATGAATGAGCAAAGAGGCTGTAAAGGGTGTAATTTTTGCTGTATCAGCCAAGAGAATCGCCTCTAATGTCACATCCGGCAGCACGTCCCATTTTTTGTACATTCAGGCGACCTCCTTCTATCAGCGATCCATAAAAGCTATGATTCTTTTGCATTCGACAAAGAGTAAAATATTCCTGCATGTAGGATTACAATAGATGTGAGACTGGAACAGGATATACAAAAGCGATGAAATCCTTTAGAATGTGTTTAGCACCAACAACATGACCAAAGGAGGTTTCATCGCCATGTCCAGTATAACACAAATCAAACGCTATCTGCCACATGAACTTAAGACACGCATCTATGCCGTCCAGCTTTATCGCCATGAAGAGGATATATCCTTTGTCTGCCGTCGTTACAAAATCTCCAAAGCCTCACTTATGCGTTGGAACAAAAAATATGACGGCACGCCGGAATCCTTGATGGACAAATCCCATCGACCACACACACAACACCCGAAAGCACATACCGAAGAGGAACAAACTTGGATTTGCAACCTCCATAGGCGCAACCCGCATATTTCCGTCGGAGAAATGTATGGTAAACTCAAAATGCACAAAGGCTATCAACGCCACCCGGACTCGCTCTACCGCGTACTTATCCGTCTTGGCTTGCGTCCGTCACGCACCGACACCAAAACAGCATCCAGGAAACCGCAACCCTATCATACCCCGCAACAACCCGGCGTAAAATGGCAGATGGATGTCAAATATGTTCCCTCTGCCTGTTATGTCGGAAGTACGCCACAAGCATTTTTTCAGTACACCGTTATAGACGAGGCCTCCCGCGAGCGTTACATCCATCCCTATGAAGAGGTTAGCAGTGCCTCCACTTGCGATTTCCTGCTCCGTGCAATCACCTTTTTCGGCTACCAGCCGCAGACCCTCCAGACTGACAATGGTCCGGAGTTTGCCCACACGTGCAAGACAGAACGAGTCCACCCGCTTGATGCTCTCTGCGAGAAACTCGGTATCCGGCACAAACGCATCCGACCTCGAACACCACGGCATAATGGGAAGGTGGAACGCAGCCACAGGAACGATCAGGAGCGATTTTACAACAAACTGAAATTCTTCTCCCTCGATGATTTGAAAGAGCAAATGCGCCGTTATCTCCATCGATCTAATCGCATTCCCACCAAGGTTCTCGGATGGAAGTCTCCTTTCGAGAAACGCAAGGAACTGCTGCAAGAATATCCGGTAGTCAAAGCTAAGAGAATTACAGTGGATGCTATGACATTTATTTATGGGTCTCCCGCTTCTTAAATTTTCGGTCTCACATCATTGACATTCCTACATAAAATATTCCTGCAGCTATGTACAAGATACCCACTTACATGCTATTCTTTATTATTATGGTAATTATACGCTTTATAGATGTCGCGCCCATCTTTATGTGAAAGCATATTATCAGCTGCAGCGATCGGGTTTTCTTTCTTGGATTTTATAGAAAAAGAAATGGAGAATATAATGCACTGTCCACCTATACCACAACCCTATTTTAACAAACTCATGCGTGCTATAGTTGAATTCAACCTCATTGAAGATGGCGATCGCATTCTCATCGGCGTATCCGGCGGTAAAGACAGCCTCTTTCTTGCCTATGCGCTCAGTCATCTAAAGGCTCGTATACAAAAAAACTTTACCATGGAAACACTGACCGTCAATCCCATATTTCAAGACAGCATCTTTCCTATTGAGAAGATACGCACCTACATGGAATCGCTCGATCTTCGATTCCACACCATTGATGTCGACATAGCAGGCCTGATTGATGCACACCCTGAAAAAAGCCCCTGCTATACCTGCGCCTTTTTCCGCCGCGGGTCCGTTAATCGCTATGCCTTAGAACACGGATTCAATAAAGTCGCCTACGCTCATCATAATGACGACGCTGTAGAAACACTTTTAATGGGACTGCTTTACTCAGGGCAGCTGCACACCTTTACACCCAAGACTTATCTGGATCGCACAAACCTCTATGTCATACGTCCTCTCATCTATTTTCGTGAACAGGAAATACGTGATGCCATTTCTGTTCATGGTATGGAGCCAATTGACTCTCCTTGTCTCTACGACGGAAATACATCGAGACAAGTCATCAAAGATCTTATTAAGGATATTGAGCCAACGATTCCACAGGTCTATGACCATCTTGCGGCAGCTATGCGAGTGTCTGCCGTACACGATCTTTGGCCAAGAGAAAAGACTCGAAAGGAAATGAAAACGGACTATTATCAGTTCATACATAAAAAAAATATATAAAACGGCATAATGGGCATCGCCTCCGGCGATGCCCATTATGCCTATACGTATCTGTAGTACTGTAGCCGCACAATATACACTTACATACTTGCAAGTCTCTTGTAACTGTCGAGACGCCGTCTTGCATCGTTCTCTGTCTTTTCAAAGAGAGCTTCCGCCTCCTCCGGAAATGCACGCTGCAAGGATGTGTAGCGAACTTCACCGAGAAGAAATTCGCGGAACTTCGACCAATCCGGTTCCTTGGAGTCAAGCGTAAATGGGTTTTTGCCTGCCTCTGCCAAGTCCGGGTTAAATCGATATTGTGCCCAATAACCTGAAGCCGTTGCGCGCTTGCCCTCTTCCTGTGAACAGCCCATACCGATACGGATTCCATGATTGATGCACGGCGAATAGGCAATGATAAGAGATGGCCCCTTATACGCTTCCGCTTCAGCGATTGCTTTTAGAACCTGATTTTTATCGGCGCCCATATTGACCTGCGCAACATAAACATAGCCATAGGACATTGCCATCATGCCGAGATCTTTTTTACGTGTCTTCTTACCCGTTGCAGCAAACTGAGCAATAGCCGCTGCCGGAGTAGCCTTTGAGGCCTGTCCCCCCGTATTCGAGTAGACTTCGGTATCAAAGACAAAGATATTGATATCTTCACCGGAGGCAAGAACATGATCTACCCCGCCGTAACCGATATCATAAGCCCAGCCATCGCCGCCGAAAATCCATTGCGAACGCTTGACGAAGTAGTCACGATTATCGAAAATTTTCTCCAGAAGTGCATCGCCGGATTTCTCAGCCTCAAGTGCCTGCTCGAGTGCCTCTGCACGATCACGCGTGCCTTCTCCATCATCCTTTGCATCAAGCCATTCCTGCAGAGCGTTCTTTAGCGCTTCAGATATATTGCCGACATTAAGAGCTTCTCTCACATCCCCTGCAAGCGCTTCGCGAATTGACTTGACACCGAGGAACATACCGAGACCGTACTCTGCATTGTCTTCGAAGAGAGAATTAGCCCAAACCGGTCCCTGTCCCTTGGCATTTGTCGTATACGGCATGGCCGGAGCACTGCCCCCCCATATAGAGGAACAGCCTGTCGCGTTAGCAATCATCATGCGGTCACCAAACAGCTGTGTGATCAGCTTTGCGTATGGTGTCTCGCCGCAGCCTGCGCATGCACCCGAGAACTCAAGGAGAGGTTTCTCAAACTGGCTGCCAATGACGGTCGTCTTCTTCATGGGGTTTGGCTTTGGATTCTTTGCCGCTGTTTCTTCCGCGTAATCGAAGTAGACCTGCTCCGCCTTACGATCATCATCAAGCGGCTTCATTTCAAGAGCCTTTGCCGGGCAGACCTGCGCACAGTTGCCGCAGCCCAAGCAGTCCATTGTGGAGACAAGGATGGAGAAATTCTGCCCCTTGGCAGCCTTGGAAATCATCGTCTTCATACCCGCCGGAGCCGCCGCTTTCTCTTCCTCAGAAAAGATATATGGACGAATCGTGGCATGCGGGCAGACAAAGGAGCACTGATTACACCCAATGCACTTCTCGTTATCCCAGACAGGCACCTTGATTGCTGTGCCGCGCTTCTCGTATGCCGAGCCGCCGACAGGATATGTACCATCCGTCATATTCTTGATTTGACTGACCGTGATCTTATCGCCTTCCTGGCGATTCATAACGCGTTGAACATCCTTGATGAATACAGGGACTTCTTTCTTGTCTGTCTGTGCATCTTCAGCCGTCTTCCAACTCTCGGGAATCGTGACCTTGTGCAATGCATCGAGACCCGCATCAATGGCGCCGTTGTTCATGTCAACGATGTTCTGTCCCTTCTTGCCATAGGAGGTGACAACCGCATCCTTTAGGTAGCCGACAGCCTCATCAATAGGAATAATGTTTGCCAGCTTGAAGAACGCCGACTGCATAACCATATTGAAGCGACCGCCAAGGCCAAGCTCCTGCGCAATCTTGACAGCATTGACAGTGTAGAAGTTTATCTCCTTATTGGCAAGTGTCTTCTTCATATCTGCTGGGAGATGCTTCTCAAGATCAGCCTCGTCCCAAACCGTATTCAGGAGAAATGTACCGCCCTTTCGAATCCCTGCAAGAAGATCATACTGTGTAACGTACGACTGTTGCGAACAGGAAATAAAATTCGCATTGTTGATGAGATAAGGCGACGTGATAGGCATCTTACCGAAGCGCAGATGACTCATCGTGATGCCGCCTGACTTCTTGGAGTCATAGGCAAAATAAGCCTGTGCGTACATATTCGTCTTATCGCCTATGATTTTGATCGCACTCTTATTTGCGCCGACCGTACCATCCGATCCAAGCCCCCAGAATTTACACTCCGTTGTTCCATCCGGCGTAAGAGCAAGCGCCTCCGGATATGCAGGCAGAGACGTATTCGTCACGTCATCTACAATACCGATTGTAAAGCCGTGCTTCGGCGCATCCTTCTTGAGCTCCTCAAAGACCGTGACAACATGATCCGGCGTCGTATCCTTGCCGCCGAGGCCGTAACGCCCACCGACAATAGTCGGTGCATTTGCTTCGCTATAGAATGCCGACTTAACATCAAGATAAAGCGGCTCACCGATTGCACCGGGCTCCTTCGTGCGATCAAGAACAGCGATCTTCCTGACCGTCTTTGGAAGAGCAGCAAAGAAATGCTTCAAAGAGAATGGACGGTAAAGATGAACAGAGAGGACACCGACTTTCTCCCCCTTCTTATTGAGGTAGTCAGCTACTTCCTCTGCCGTCTGACAGATAGAGCCCATTGCGATGATGATACGCTCTGCATCTGGCGCGCCAACATAATCAAACAGATGATGCTCACGACCTGTAATCTTTGCGAGGTCTGCCATTGCCTCCTCAACAAGATCCGGAATTGCATCGTAGTATGGATTAACCGCCTCCTGCCCTTGGAAGAACACATCCGGATTTTGCGCAGTACCGCGAATGACAGGATGGTTCGGGCTGAGAGCACGACTTCTGAAAGCCTTGACGGCTTCATAGTCAACAAGTTTTTCAAGATCCTTATAATCAATGACTTCGATTTTCTGAATTTCATGCGATGTACGGAAACCATCAAAGAAATTGATAAACGGGACACGACCCTTGATAGCAACGAGATGAGCGACTGCAGAGAGATCCATGACCTCCTGGACGCTCGCTTCTGCAAACATAGCGCAGCCCGTCTGACGTGTAGCCATGACATCTCTCTGATCACCGAAGATATTCAGGGCATTCGTTGCCAGAGCACGAGCAGACACATGAAATACCCCCGGTAAAAGCTCACCGGCAATTTTATAGAGATTAGGGATCATCAGGAGCAGACCCTGTGATGCCGTGTAGGTAGTCGTAAGTGCTCCGGCTTGCAGTGAACCATGTACCGCACCGGCTGCACCGGCTTCCGACTGCATTTCGACAAGACGCACCTTCTGACCAAAGAGGTTCTTTTGCCCCTTTGCCGCCATATTGTCAACGGTTTCTGCCATTGGAGAAGATGGTGTGATAGGATAAATTGCAGCAACGTCCGTGAATGCGTAAGAAATATAAGCAGCAGCCGTGTTGCCGTCCATTGTCTTCATTTTTTTGCTCATAGCATTTGCTCCTTTCATGGAACACCTGAAGCCCCACCGCATATTTATCACAATATATTTATACAATAATTTTTATAAATATATTGTGACATAAAGCACACAGCGAGAACTTCCTCACTTCTTGCATTATACATCTGTTTTTTTTACTTGTAAATAAAAATGAATACAATTCATTTTTATTATAATGATTTTTATTTTCATTTGAATAAAGACAATATCCTCAAAAACCACAGCAATTTATGGTAGCAGATATTATAGCCAGCAAAAAGGACTGTTATACGAAACTTCGCATAAAACAGTCCCTCTTCACGGCTTTATTATGTTTTTATTTTGCCATCAACCGGGCAATCTTATTGGCAAACCCTACAGGATCCTCCGGCGGCAATCCCTCAATGATAAGTGCCTGCGTATAGAGCAAGTCACAGTAATCCCTGAAGTCTTCCGTATCTTTGCCCTCTGCATAGAGTGTCTTAAGGCGATCAAAAAGCGGGTGATGCGGATTAAGCTCTAAAATGCGGCGTGCCCGAAACATCGGATTGTTCATCTCTGCAAAGGTCTGCTCCATGGAAAGGCTTGGTCCTTGTGCGTCTGAGACAAGGACGACTGCGCCGGACTTCAATCGAGATGTAAGTTTGACCTCCGCTACCTTGTTGCCAAGTGACTCTTGAATATCCTTAAGAAATGTATCATTCTCTTTTTCAAGTGTTTCCGTCTCCTTCTTTGCCGCCTGGGATTCCATATCATCAAGCTCCAGATCCCCGCGACTGATAGACTGGAAGGACTTTTCCTCATAGGCGTGCAGTGTTTCAATTGTAAACTCATCCACGGGATCCATGAGATAAAGAACCTCGATTCCCTTCTCCTTCAAGAGCTCCATCTGCGGCAGCTGTTCGATGGTTGCTCGATCTGCACCCGTTGCATAGTAGATTTTTTTCTGTCCGCCAACCATGCGATCTGCATATTCTTTCAAGGAAACAGGCTTATCTTCCTTTGACGTGGCAAAGAGAAGAAGATCTTTCAGCTTATCTACTGTGTTCTCCCCTGAATACACACTGTTGTAGATTCCAATTTTAATAGACTTGCCATATTCTGTCCAGAACTTCTCGTACTTATCACGATCATTTTTCATCATTCGTTCGAGTGTTTTAAGAATGTTCTTCTCCAGATTACGGCCGATAACCTTGAGTTCACGGCTCTGCTGAAGGAGCTCACGGGAAATATTGAGCGAAAGATCCGGTGAATCTACAAGTCCCTTGACAAACCGCAGGTAGTCCGGCAGAAGATCTTTGCTTTTCCCCATGATAAAGACATGACGCGAATAAAGTTCGACTCCCGGCTCGTAGTCTTGATGGTAGAGGTTAAACGGCGCACGTGCTGGAATATAGAGAAGCGCCGTATACTCAACTGCCCCCTCCGCTTTCGTATGAAATACTTCCATCGGATCTTCCCATTCGTGGAACTGGCTCTTAAAGAATTCATTGTATTCTTCGGGCTTGATATCCGACTTATTACGCGTCCAAAGCGGCTGCATTGAATTCAATGTACGCACCTCTGTGCGCTTGATTTTCTCGGCTCCTTCAATTGGTTTACCCGCATCATCCTTTGGTGTTTCCTCCACCTCAAAGCTCATCTTGATAGGATAGCGAACATAGTCCGAGTATCGCTTGACGAGATTCTCGAGACGGAACTTGTCAAGAAAATTCTCCTCCGCACTTGTTCCATAATAATCCTTGGCCAAAGTGATGACAATCGTCGTGCCGCGACTTTCCTTCGCACATGATTCAATCGTGTAATTACCGTCTCCTGTGGATTCCCAGTGGATTCCCTCACTTTCACCGGCCTTACGGCTAATCACTTCGACCTTTTCTGCGACCATAAATGCCGAGTAGAACCCGACGCCGAACTGACCGATCATCTCCTTGTCGTTAATCGTCTCATTCGACTCTTTCGCCTTGCGCATTTCCTCCAAGAATGCCTTCGTTCCGGATTTTGCAATAGTGCCCAGATTTTCAATAATCTCCGCCGACGTCATACCGATGCCGTTATCTGCGATCGTCAAGGTATGACTTTCCTCATCCGAAATCAGAAAAATTTCATAATCGCTGTTGCCCTCTAAAAGCCCTTGATTTGTAAGCGAGGCAAAGTGTAACTTATCAATCGCATCGGATGCATTCGATATCAGTTCTCGGAGGAAAATCTCGCGATTCGTATAGATAGAATGAATCATCAAATCAAGAAGTTGTTTTGTTTCTGCTTGAAAAGCATGTGTTTCTCTTGTCATAATTATGTTTAGCTCCTTTTATTCTAAGATTAGCACTCAAATCACAAGAGTGCTAAAGCACATTGTCAGCATACACCATAAAGGTCAAATAGTCAAGGCGTCAAACACAGAAAAGTATTTCTGTGTAAAGAAAACAGATGCCTCCCCGACTTAATCAGAGAAAACACAATAGGAAAAGAGCATATCTTTGCGGTATAATAAGGTATATATAGATTGTTCTCACCGGAGAAAGGTCGTATCTCTATGCATATCCTCACCATTCCACAGGCCAAAATCACATTTTCAAAGCCTCTGCCGGATACTGTTTATACCCTTGTTGGGGGGGGGCGGCCACCTGCCATCGGCTGGTTACAAGCGACAGCAACACGACCGCTTTGGGCAATTGACCATGGATTGGATGTATGTCTGTCCGCTGACCGTCTTCCCGATTTGATCATCGGTGATGGCGACAGTGCCGCAAAAGAAAATTGGAAAAAAGCGCTTTCTCTCGGCATCCCCATTGAAAAATTTCCCAAAGCAAAAGACTACACCGACACGCAGCTTGCTCTCCGACGTCTAAAGGAAAAGACACCTGCGCTGATACTGTTCACAGGTGTCTTTGGCGGTCGTCTCGATCATATGCTGAGCACCGTATTATCTTTTGCCTCACTCAATATGGCAGGCATACTTGCCGATGATAAAGAATGCTGCCTCCTTCTCAGAGATGGCGAGAGCGTTGTCTACGAAGCGTCCGCACGGCCTCTTGCTGTTTCTCTCCTTGCCCTTAGTGACACCGTCACGGGGGTCACGATTGACGGTGTACGCTGGCAGCTGAAAGATGCTACACTTGAGCGGTATATGCCATATGCAATCAGCAACGAACTTGCCGACGACAGCACAGCATGCACCGTCTCTATCAAAACAGGCTGCATGCTTCTCTACATCGTAGAAGCATGCACCTCAGCAGATCTATAGGAGAGGATAGCAGCCGCAGCTGCGACATTCAGCGACTCTGCTTTGCCGTAGATGGGAATATATATTTTTTCATCAGCCGCTGCTGTAAGCTCGGCCGATACACCGGCTCCCTCGTTCCCCAGGACAAGTGCCAGCGGAGCATGATAGTCAACCTGTGTATAGGGTGTCGCCTCATTGTCC
This portion of the Selenomonas sp. TAMA-11512 genome encodes:
- the nifJ gene encoding pyruvate:ferredoxin (flavodoxin) oxidoreductase; translated protein: MSKKMKTMDGNTAAAYISYAFTDVAAIYPITPSSPMAETVDNMAAKGQKNLFGQKVRLVEMQSEAGAAGAVHGSLQAGALTTTYTASQGLLLMIPNLYKIAGELLPGVFHVSARALATNALNIFGDQRDVMATRQTGCAMFAEASVQEVMDLSAVAHLVAIKGRVPFINFFDGFRTSHEIQKIEVIDYKDLEKLVDYEAVKAFRSRALSPNHPVIRGTAQNPDVFFQGQEAVNPYYDAIPDLVEEAMADLAKITGREHHLFDYVGAPDAERIIIAMGSICQTAEEVADYLNKKGEKVGVLSVHLYRPFSLKHFFAALPKTVRKIAVLDRTKEPGAIGEPLYLDVKSAFYSEANAPTIVGGRYGLGGKDTTPDHVVTVFEELKKDAPKHGFTIGIVDDVTNTSLPAYPEALALTPDGTTECKFWGLGSDGTVGANKSAIKIIGDKTNMYAQAYFAYDSKKSGGITMSHLRFGKMPITSPYLINNANFISCSQQSYVTQYDLLAGIRKGGTFLLNTVWDEADLEKHLPADMKKTLANKEINFYTVNAVKIAQELGLGGRFNMVMQSAFFKLANIIPIDEAVGYLKDAVVTSYGKKGQNIVDMNNGAIDAGLDALHKVTIPESWKTAEDAQTDKKEVPVFIKDVQRVMNRQEGDKITVSQIKNMTDGTYPVGGSAYEKRGTAIKVPVWDNEKCIGCNQCSFVCPHATIRPYIFSEEEKAAAPAGMKTMISKAAKGQNFSILVSTMDCLGCGNCAQVCPAKALEMKPLDDDRKAEQVYFDYAEETAAKNPKPNPMKKTTVIGSQFEKPLLEFSGACAGCGETPYAKLITQLFGDRMMIANATGCSSIWGGSAPAMPYTTNAKGQGPVWANSLFEDNAEYGLGMFLGVKSIREALAGDVREALNVGNISEALKNALQEWLDAKDDGEGTRDRAEALEQALEAEKSGDALLEKIFDNRDYFVKRSQWIFGGDGWAYDIGYGGVDHVLASGEDINIFVFDTEVYSNTGGQASKATPAAAIAQFAATGKKTRKKDLGMMAMSYGYVYVAQVNMGADKNQVLKAIAEAEAYKGPSLIIAYSPCINHGIRIGMGCSQEEGKRATASGYWAQYRFNPDLAEAGKNPFTLDSKEPDWSKFREFLLGEVRYTSLQRAFPEEAEALFEKTENDARRRLDSYKRLASM
- the htpG gene encoding molecular chaperone HtpG, which produces MTRETHAFQAETKQLLDLMIHSIYTNREIFLRELISNASDAIDKLHFASLTNQGLLEGNSDYEIFLISDEESHTLTIADNGIGMTSAEIIENLGTIAKSGTKAFLEEMRKAKESNETINDKEMIGQFGVGFYSAFMVAEKVEVISRKAGESEGIHWESTGDGNYTIESCAKESRGTTIVITLAKDYYGTSAEENFLDKFRLENLVKRYSDYVRYPIKMSFEVEETPKDDAGKPIEGAEKIKRTEVRTLNSMQPLWTRNKSDIKPEEYNEFFKSQFHEWEDPMEVFHTKAEGAVEYTALLYIPARAPFNLYHQDYEPGVELYSRHVFIMGKSKDLLPDYLRFVKGLVDSPDLSLNISRELLQQSRELKVIGRNLEKNILKTLERMMKNDRDKYEKFWTEYGKSIKIGIYNSVYSGENTVDKLKDLLLFATSKEDKPVSLKEYADRMVGGQKKIYYATGADRATIEQLPQMELLKEKGIEVLYLMDPVDEFTIETLHAYEEKSFQSISRGDLELDDMESQAAKKETETLEKENDTFLKDIQESLGNKVAEVKLTSRLKSGAVVLVSDAQGPSLSMEQTFAEMNNPMFRARRILELNPHHPLFDRLKTLYAEGKDTEDFRDYCDLLYTQALIIEGLPPEDPVGFANKIARLMAK
- a CDS encoding thiamine diphosphokinase produces the protein MHILTIPQAKITFSKPLPDTVYTLVGGGRPPAIGWLQATATRPLWAIDHGLDVCLSADRLPDLIIGDGDSAAKENWKKALSLGIPIEKFPKAKDYTDTQLALRRLKEKTPALILFTGVFGGRLDHMLSTVLSFASLNMAGILADDKECCLLLRDGESVVYEASARPLAVSLLALSDTVTGVTIDGVRWQLKDATLERYMPYAISNELADDSTACTVSIKTGCMLLYIVEACTSADL